In Desulfosoma sp., the genomic stretch AGGGTGGTCATCATGCCCAAACCGGCGATCATTAAAGCCATGATCAGAAGCACCGAGGTCACAGCGAAGGTCTGATCAAAAACCTGAAGAATTTCCCGCCGAAGCGTGCTGCCAACTAAAACGTCCAAAGCATCACGAGATCCAAAACGCTCAAGCAGTTGTCCTCGAACCTCTAAAGCCCGTCGTTGTCTGGTTTCTTCCGATCCCGAGAAAAACAACCGCGCCCCACTCCAGGACCTGTCTTTCGTCCGCTTTTGCAGTACGTTTAAGTCCACATAGATGACAGCGCCCTGCGTCCTATAATCCCTGTAAATCCCGACAACTTGGAACGTCATGGGAACCCCTGAGACCGTAAACTCCATGGAATCCCCAAGCCTAAGCCCTGTTCGATTGGCGAACACCTCACTCACGATGACACCCTCTCCAGATTTCATGGCCTTGTAGGCCTGCTCTTCTTCGCCCTTAAGGAAAAGAAATCCGCCGTGCTTTCTCAGCCCGTCCAAATCGATTCCTTCGAGAGCGCAGTCGACGCCGCGGTAGGTCATATTTATTCTTCGATACGGCACCACAGCGGTTTCGGGAACATCTTTGACGAACTGGACCACAGACTCCGGAAGTGGATCCCGATAACCATTCATGTCCGCCATCACGGGACGGACAAAAAGATCCCCGCTCACCGTCTGAATCACCCAGGCTTCCACGGTTTTTCGAAAGCTGGAAATCATGACCACCAGAGCCGTAAAAAGCCCAACAGCGGTAATAAGAGCGCCTACAGAAACAGCGACACGTGCTCCCGCCTTTTCCAGATGTTTCAAGGCCAGCACACAGGGTTCGCCGGCCACACGGCGCACCAAAGACAAAGGCAGGGTGGTCAATCGCTGCAACATGCCTGGAGCTAAAAGAGAAAACCCGCAAAAAAGGAAAAAAACCGCTGCGTAACCTGCGACCGGAATCCCTTTCACGGGCGGAAGCAACGACAAGGGAAGGATTCCTGCCAAAAGAGCCAGGCCCCAGAATGTTTGGCGCCGCGTTCTTGCCTCCCCGTACGAAGCAGAGCTTCGAGGACGAATGGCTTCCGTGGCAGAAACCGCCATGACACTATGAGCGGGCTGTAAGGCAGCCAAGGCTGCCACACCGGATGTCAAGATAACGGAAACCAGCACATCCCAGGCGCTCACGGCAACCGTCCGCACATCCACCCTTGCAAAAAGCACGGTGACCGTCTCGCTGACTGCTTTCAATAAATCCCTGGTAAACAATAAGCTTATGGGTATTCCGACCAACCAGGCGAGAAGCCCAAAGACCAAGCCGTCCATGACAAAGAGGCCAAAAACGAAGCGAGTGGAAGCCCCTATGGATCGCATGACGGCGATCTCTCGGCGCCGAGAAACACTGTTAAAGGCTGTAAGGCTGTAGACAAGAAACATGCCCACAAAAAGAGACACAAAACTGAGCACCGAAAGGTTTTGCTCATAGGCGGCCACCATGGATCGAGATGATCTTTCACGTTCTTGAGGTTGATAAAGGGAATAAGTGGAGGCCAGGGTGTCTTCCAGTTCACGTAACCCTCTCTCCTTTTGTCCCTCTTGGAAAGCACCTTCCACACGATCCACAATGTCACCACGCCCCAAGAACTCTTGAATGGTGGCCAAATCCGAGAGAAGAATCCAACCTCCTTCCGCCAATCCTAGACCTTCGTCTCTGAGAATGCCCAAAACCCTGAGGGTTTTCTGACGGTTCTGATAAAAGACTCTGATGTCTGATCCGGGTTGCACACCTAAAGAGTGAGCCGCCGATGATCCCATGAAAACCGTGTCAGGTTCACCGATGAGGCGCATCCAATTGTGAAGCCCTTCGGATTTTTCAAGCTGCTGCACCGCCCAAGGTCTTAGCGGGCGGTCTAAAACAGGATCCACACCCACCCAACGCAGCACGGTGCCACCTCCCTCTCTGGATAAGGGTTCGGCGCGAACCGTCAATACAAGCAGTGGGGACACCGTCTTGATATGAGGCCGAGATAGCAGGTCAAGAACCAAGGAATGCGGTGGGATTCCACCCGGGCGTGTCACCACAAAATCCGCACTTCCCGACAAAGCGTCCATACTCTGGACAAAGGAACGCACGGATGTGGTCGTTGCAAGCCGCACGGCGACAAAGACGCCTGACCCAAGACTTAACCCTAGAATCACGGCGAGCGTGCGCCACACATGCCTACGAGCATGGCGAAGAGAAAACCAGGCGTAGATTCGCAGCCCTAAGAAGACAGACATCGATCTTCCACAATGATGCCGTCTCGAAGACACAAACGGCGCGTGGCCACTTCATCGGCGATGCTGCTGTGCGTGGCCATAACGATGGTGCGTCCGTATTCTCGATGGAGAGACTCAAGGATGTCGATGACTCGAACACCGTTGGCAGTGTCTAGATTTCCGGTCGGTTCGTCGGCAAGGATGAGGTGGGGGTCGTTGACCAAGGCTCGAGCGATGGCGGTGCGCTGAGCTTCCCCGCCCGAGAGTTCTCCCGGCACATGATGAAGACGGTCCAGCATATCCAGCCATTCAAGCCAATGCAAAGCTTTGGATCTGGCGGATTCGTAAGAGGTTCCTGCCAAGAGCGCTGGAAGACACACATTTTCTAGAACCGTTAAGGTGGGCAACAGATGAAAGTTTTGGAAAACGATTCCGACCACTCGGCGACGGTATCGGGTCAGTTCACGCTCGGTCAGGGCGGCCACATCATACCCTGCCACGTGCAACCGACCTGAGGTAGGCCGATCCAGACCGCCGAGCAACGCCAGAAGGGTACTCTTTCCGGAACCGCTATCGCCTTTGAGAAGGACAAATTCCCCGGAAAGCACTTCAAAGCTCACACCGTTCAGTCCGGCCACCCCCACGGGACCTAGGCGATAAACACGGGACAGGTTTTCCGCTCGAATCATGGAGGAAACATTCATGGAAGTTTTGGTCTTGGAAGGATTCGGCACATCGGCCGCGAAAGATTTCCCTTGATAGGTTCGGTCACGGTGTAAATCCATGGTGACGCAGAATCTTTTCGATAAGACTAGTGGTGGAAAAGCCTTCGACCACGGGAATGCGTACTACGCTTCCACCTCGACGTGTCACCCAGTCAGCACCGACAATCTGGTTCAAAGGCCAGTCGGCTCCTTTCACCAACACATGCGGCTCCACACTTTGAATCAGTGCCAGGGGATCCGGATCATCAAACAGCACCACGCAATCCACGCAATGCAATCCCGCCACCAATTCCGCTCGAGCCCTTTCATGCACCAAAGGCCTTTGCGGGCCCTTGATACGGCGAACCGAATCGTCGGTGTTGACACCCACGATGAGATAATCCCCCAGGGAACGGGCTTCTTCCAGGTAACGCAAGTGTCCCACATGCAGCAAATCAAAGCATCCGTTGGTAAAAACAAGACGCCGCCCTTGCTCCCTTAGGACTCGACTTAGGCTAGCCGCTTCTTCAAGCGGTCGAACTTTTTCCCTGGCCCTCATGCTTGCTATCGTCGTGGGCCTCAACAGGACCCTCCGTCATCTGCTTCAATAACCGCTCCACTTCTTCTCGAGGCGTCTCATGGGAGAGGCTCACATGCTCGCTCTCCAAAGCGTCGATGATTCCTTCCAGATACATCTTGATCCAAAAAGGCAAGCTGGCCTGATCGGCATTGGTCACACGAATGACACGGCCAGGGTCTTCCACGAACACTTCCCCACGGAAAATACTCTTCAAATAAAGGAGGGCCTGACGGCCCTTGCCGCGCCGTCTCGCTCCTTCCACTTCCAGATGGTAAATGGTGATCTCTTTGGTGCCTTGAGGGCTCAAGGACACGCTCAACTCTCCCCAAAAGGCTCCCGGTTTTCGAAACCGAAGCACTTCCATGGGACCGTGCCCTTTGAGAATGGTCAGGAGATCCTTGATGGGCAGATCACCGTAAGCAGCTTTCCAGATGATGCCTTTCCACTCGATTTCCGCCACTTTTTTTCACTCCGGATGTCCGACACAATGGCAACGATGAAGTCGAGGATGTCGCGCGCTTGCCTTCGCCAAGCTTTCTTTCCGCTTCTCGAACGGCGCGCCTGAGATCGCGTTCCCACAGGGACACATCGTGCGCGGAAGATGTGCGAATCGTGAAGGAACTTAGGGGAGGATCCTTCGTCGAGCAGGCCCTGCTCTCAAAAAAAATCACTCAGTAATGGGTCCCTCGACCCACCACGACAGCATAGAGTTCCATTTCCCGGATCTCGGGACAGAGCTCGGTCATCCTCAACACAAGGCCTTCTTTGGACAGCGTCTCCATGGATTCCCTTTGCGTTTTGGATGGGCAAAGCCTATTCAGGGGTAGGCCCTTTTTACAGGGGAATCACCGCCTGGGCTCGGCTTACGGCCGACTGCCGTCTTAATTGCCTGCGTGCTTCAAAGAGGGCGATGCCTACCGCTGTCGAAAGGTTGAGACTGCGCACATAGGAACTTTCCATGGGAATTTTCAAGACCCTGTCCGCATGGGCTTCCAGAAGCCATGCGGGAAGCCCTCTGGTTTCAGAGCCGAAAACGAGACAATCGCCAGGTTCATAGGCAAATCGGTCGTAATCCACAGACCCTTTTTTAGAGAAAAAAAGAAGCCTTCGACCTTCCATGTAGCGAAGAAAATGTTGCAAAGATCGATGAAGGATCACTTGAACGTACGGCCAGTAATCGAGACCGGCGCGTTTCAAATGCCGGTCCGTGAGGCGAAAGCCCAGGGGTTCGACCAGGTGAAGCGGGGTAAGCACGGCGGCACAGGTACGAGCCACATTGCCCGTGTTTGGAGGAATCTCCGGCTCCACCAAAGCCACCTCCAGCGGTGCTTCAGTCTCCTGAAACCTTTGCAATCGAGCTCCTACTTCCTCTTAAGGCTAAGCCCGACTTCCTCGCACAGCCCGCACGAAATGGTTGGCGTACTTTTGTTCCACCACATACATCTCGCCGTAGTAGAAATCGGCATACACGGACTTGTGGTGGCCCACTTCTGTGCTACTCCATACGCAGCGTTGTTCTCCAAAGATGGGATCTATGTAGAGCCCGGTGGAAGGATTTTCTTCGGTCGTCAGTAGGGTGGCCAGTTCTTCTTGAGTGGGATAACGCCAGTCGTCGAAGCCTCCCCAGCCGGTTCGATTGAGCTGCTCAATATAGGCGAAGCCCTCAGGCCACATGAGTCTGTCCGAGGAACCCTCCCGCTGCCACATGAGACCTGTGAGCCGATCGATAACGATCTGATCCTTGAGCAGGGTGAACCGCGCCGTCATAGGCTTCTCCTCCATATGAAAGTCCAATGAACGGGTTGTCTGAAAACGAGAAACATGAGAAAACCGGTCGGCATGCAGCATTTCGTTCATGGTGCCCCCCATTTCGCTTTTGCATGGGAACGTCCAAAATGCAAGTTACATACACCAAAGGGTCCCGAATCCGCAAACGCCAATTGAATCGTCAAAAGATGCTGAACGGTTAGCTCAAAAGAAGGAAAAAACACAATGCCCATGTTCGTGACATCTTCGCTGGAGCTTTACTACGAAATCCACGGAAACGGTCCGAACCTCGTTTTGGTCAGTGGTCTTGGCGGTGGAACCTGGTCCTGGTACGGACAAATTCCCTTTTTCAGCCGACATTACCGCACCATCGTCTTTGACAATCGAGGTGCCGGCCGATCCTTTATCCCCCCAGGGCCATACACCATGCTGGACTTTGCTCAGGATACCCTGGCCTTGTTGGATCATCTCAAGGTTCACCGATGTTTCATGGTCGGGTTGTCCATGGGAGGTATGATCGCTCAGGAAACAGCCCTCTTGGACCCGGACCGGTTTGAAGCGCTCGTGCTTGGATGCACCCATGCCGGAGGGCCCCGGAGAGTGTCTCCGTCTTCCGAAGTTCTTGCGCGCTTCATGGATAATAAAGGGCTAACTCAGGAAGAGGTCGTAACCAAAAATCTTCCTTTTTTTTTCAGCGCCGACGCCTTTGCGCATCACCGAGAAGTGATCGAAGAATACAGGCGCGTGCAAATCAACGCGCCCTTTCAGAGCGAAGAAGCTTTTTTCGGTCAACTGACCGCCATTCAAAACTTCGACGCCTCCGGTCGTCTGACCCAACTGAGGATCCCTACCCTTGTGGTGACCGGCACAGAAGATCTTCTTGTTCCGGCCGCCAATGCCCATGTCCTTTTTGAACTTCTCCCTAACGCTCTGCTTGTGGAACTGGAAGCTGCCGGGCATGCCATTCACTTTGAATGCCGTGAGGCGCTGAACGCCCTGATTCATGCGTTCTTTGCCGATCCCGTCACAGAATCCAGAAAGTTTCCCAAGAAACGCCGAATTTCCTGTTCTCGGCCCCAGTAGAAATGATCGGCATGAGGGCACAGGTCCAAATGCAGAAGCCTTTCAGGCGATTTCTGACTTTCAACCCATGCCCTGACTCGCTCCACCTTGGCAAAGGCATCGCCGTCCCCGACCAGGATCCAGGTCGGGCACGGTGGAAGAAGAAGATCGGTAAAGTCCAAGAAATCCACAGGTGGGGAGACCAGGGCCAGCGTTTGCGGGTCAATGCCTTGAGCACACGCTCTGACGGCTACCCAGGCCCCAAAGGAATATCCGGCAAGGTGAAGGCCTTGCACGCCACGCTCATGCAACCATCGATGCACAAACACAATGTCCTGAACCTCCCCATCCCCGTCTCCGTAAGTTCCCGTGCTTCCTTCAACCCCTCGGAAATTGAACCTCAGGGTGGTCCAGCCACGGGCTCCGTACGTTGACTCCAAAGCCAAAACCACATTGTTTTCCATGGACCCACCGTACAGAGGATGAGGATGGCACAACAAAGCCCCATGTTCCAAGGACCTCCATTGCACCCTTGCTTCCAACCGATGTGTTCCGCAGTCGATGTAAACATGTTCCGCTGAAGTCATGGCCGATCAATCTCCTTGCAGAATCTCGTCAAAGTCGATTAAGGGAAAAGAGAAAGGCTTCAAGAGTTCTATTGGCACGACCACTTTTGTCAAGTTATTCCCTTTTCGCTCATACCCGACGGTCGCTCTGCATGAGCACGGCACGTACGAGAATGGAGGTGGTATGCTGAAAACCGCTTTGGTCCTTAGCGGAGGCGCTGCCAGGGGTATCGCTCATTTAGGTGTGCTTCGCAATCTCAATAACGACATTTTTCCCGTGCACATGATTCTGGGAACCAGCATGGGAGCCGTCATCGGTGCCTTGTATGCCCATCATGGATCGGCGGAAATTGTCGAAGAAAAGATTCGCTCCTTCGTCAGCAGCCCTGTTTTTCGAGAAACCCTCTCTTTGGCCGTAGATGAAAACAGCGGCTCGTCTTCCGCATCGTCACTCTTTGACCGTTTCGGGCAACAAATTCGAAAAGGTTATCTTTACACACGTCTCGTCACTCGAACCAGCCTGGTCCCTGAAGATGATTACTGGAAGCTTCTTGGGGAAATTGTTCCCGACATACGCATCGAGGATCTGCCTGTTCCATTCGGTGCCGTCGCTCTGGATATTCTTACGGGAGAAGAAGTGGTCTTGACCACCGGGTCTTTGCTCAAAGCATTAGGGGCCAGTGCTTCCATTCCGGGCATGGGTCCTCCCGTGCGCTATCAGGGCAGGTTATTGGTGGATGGCGGATGGATCGATAATGTGCCGTGCGTTCCTGCGCGATGCCTCGGCGCTCGTTTCGTGGTCGCTGTGGACACCTCTTCGGAAGTGGCCGACATTCAGCCCCTTCCCAGCTGCGCTCTGGAATATGCCCTCAGAAGCAGCGAGGCTTCCCGGATCGCTTTGAACAAGCTGAGGCTGCAAAACGCGGATATCGTCGTTCGGCCGAGGGTATCTTACATTCGCTGGTCGGATTTTCACCTTTTTGAACAGAGCCTTCAAGCCGGTGAAGAAGCTTGGCGTGCGGCGGCTTTGGCCCTTAGGAAAGCCTATCGGCGTTACCGCGTCAACCCTTGGCTGCGAGTGCGGGCTAGATGGCGATCGGGTTCCTCACCTTCTGGATCCCCCCTGGTTTTTCTTTAGCAACCCTTGTTCATTTCACAAAATCAAACAAAACCTCGATGCCACAAAAGCTCTCTTTAGGGAGAAGATCGGCTACTACGCCGCTATGAAACCATCGCAGCGCATCCTCATGCCCAGCCCATGGGCGAAACACCGTTCGAGCCACCCATCTTGCCACCTGTCGACCGTTCTCTGAAAGTTATCCAGACCTGATCAGATATAACCGAACTCGGTCAGGGCCGGTTTCGGGCTTCATCGAGGCCGGGTTCCCTCCGGTCTCACGTCTCGAGCCGGAGCCTGACTCTTCACAGACTGCCACCGGGGAACTTACGGTTATGCCTTTTAGATCGATCGCTCCGTTAAGGTCGTCATCGGGCGCGGGGCCGGACTCCGGGCAGGTCCTGAACTGCACAGCATACTGAAGGGATCCGGCTGCGTGGAAACCAACGATAGACCACAACCACCACCATGCTAGGACGTTGGGCTTTGTGTTCCAGTTTCCGACGGCGCTCGGCAAAGCCCATGTATGCAATGGTACGCGTCAGATGCCGATTCTTGACCCTGCCAGGTATGGTTGGGTCGACGATACAGATGGTATGAGGCCAACGTGTTATGGCGCAGGGGAACTTGTGGGGCACGTTTTTAGGATGTCGGCAATGCGTGCATGAAGCCGTGAAAGCTTCATGTTGGTTCCGGCGCGGTCGGGCGAGCCTTTTGGTTTGGGCAAGAAACTCCTGGAAAGCCTTTCCAAGACCTTGAACAGCGCCTTGGGTCGTTTTGGACCGCGGCGTGCAGGTGCGCACCGCCGACTCCTGGGCTGCATCCTTAACACGGCCCAGAATCCCATTCCGTCGAGAGGGTCGCTGACGCCGCAACACCTAAGTCCCCATCCGGCTCGTTTGGTTTTAGGCACAGCGCGGCAAAACATCGTCGACCGCCAAGGTCGACGGGGCGAAAGGGGAAAGCCCACGAAGCCACCACCAACCACGGTGCGC encodes the following:
- a CDS encoding FtsX-like permease family protein, giving the protein MSVFLGLRIYAWFSLRHARRHVWRTLAVILGLSLGSGVFVAVRLATTTSVRSFVQSMDALSGSADFVVTRPGGIPPHSLVLDLLSRPHIKTVSPLLVLTVRAEPLSREGGGTVLRWVGVDPVLDRPLRPWAVQQLEKSEGLHNWMRLIGEPDTVFMGSSAAHSLGVQPGSDIRVFYQNRQKTLRVLGILRDEGLGLAEGGWILLSDLATIQEFLGRGDIVDRVEGAFQEGQKERGLRELEDTLASTYSLYQPQERERSSRSMVAAYEQNLSVLSFVSLFVGMFLVYSLTAFNSVSRRREIAVMRSIGASTRFVFGLFVMDGLVFGLLAWLVGIPISLLFTRDLLKAVSETVTVLFARVDVRTVAVSAWDVLVSVILTSGVAALAALQPAHSVMAVSATEAIRPRSSASYGEARTRRQTFWGLALLAGILPLSLLPPVKGIPVAGYAAVFFLFCGFSLLAPGMLQRLTTLPLSLVRRVAGEPCVLALKHLEKAGARVAVSVGALITAVGLFTALVVMISSFRKTVEAWVIQTVSGDLFVRPVMADMNGYRDPLPESVVQFVKDVPETAVVPYRRINMTYRGVDCALEGIDLDGLRKHGGFLFLKGEEEQAYKAMKSGEGVIVSEVFANRTGLRLGDSMEFTVSGVPMTFQVVGIYRDYRTQGAVIYVDLNVLQKRTKDRSWSGARLFFSGSEETRQRRALEVRGQLLERFGSRDALDVLVGSTLRREILQVFDQTFAVTSVLLIMALMIAGLGMMTTLTIMVLERMVSLNTLKAVGASTGQVRRMLLWEALFMVVVGLVLGATCGFALSVILIEVINAQSFGWTFLYHVPWHQLAAAFPLIAVASLAATLPAQRLAFRYSPAVLLREDEP
- a CDS encoding ABC transporter ATP-binding protein, whose protein sequence is MDLHRDRTYQGKSFAADVPNPSKTKTSMNVSSMIRAENLSRVYRLGPVGVAGLNGVSFEVLSGEFVLLKGDSGSGKSTLLALLGGLDRPTSGRLHVAGYDVAALTERELTRYRRRVVGIVFQNFHLLPTLTVLENVCLPALLAGTSYESARSKALHWLEWLDMLDRLHHVPGELSGGEAQRTAIARALVNDPHLILADEPTGNLDTANGVRVIDILESLHREYGRTIVMATHSSIADEVATRRLCLRDGIIVEDRCLSS
- the rfaE2 gene encoding D-glycero-beta-D-manno-heptose 1-phosphate adenylyltransferase, with protein sequence MRAREKVRPLEEAASLSRVLREQGRRLVFTNGCFDLLHVGHLRYLEEARSLGDYLIVGVNTDDSVRRIKGPQRPLVHERARAELVAGLHCVDCVVLFDDPDPLALIQSVEPHVLVKGADWPLNQIVGADWVTRRGGSVVRIPVVEGFSTTSLIEKILRHHGFTP
- a CDS encoding tRNA (cytidine(34)-2'-O)-methyltransferase, encoding MQRFQETEAPLEVALVEPEIPPNTGNVARTCAAVLTPLHLVEPLGFRLTDRHLKRAGLDYWPYVQVILHRSLQHFLRYMEGRRLLFFSKKGSVDYDRFAYEPGDCLVFGSETRGLPAWLLEAHADRVLKIPMESSYVRSLNLSTAVGIALFEARRQLRRQSAVSRAQAVIPL
- a CDS encoding DUF1566 domain-containing protein; protein product: MNEMLHADRFSHVSRFQTTRSLDFHMEEKPMTARFTLLKDQIVIDRLTGLMWQREGSSDRLMWPEGFAYIEQLNRTGWGGFDDWRYPTQEELATLLTTEENPSTGLYIDPIFGEQRCVWSSTEVGHHKSVYADFYYGEMYVVEQKYANHFVRAVRGSRA
- a CDS encoding alpha/beta fold hydrolase; protein product: MPMFVTSSLELYYEIHGNGPNLVLVSGLGGGTWSWYGQIPFFSRHYRTIVFDNRGAGRSFIPPGPYTMLDFAQDTLALLDHLKVHRCFMVGLSMGGMIAQETALLDPDRFEALVLGCTHAGGPRRVSPSSEVLARFMDNKGLTQEEVVTKNLPFFFSADAFAHHREVIEEYRRVQINAPFQSEEAFFGQLTAIQNFDASGRLTQLRIPTLVVTGTEDLLVPAANAHVLFELLPNALLVELEAAGHAIHFECREALNALIHAFFADPVTESRKFPKKRRISCSRPQ
- a CDS encoding patatin-like phospholipase family protein; translation: MLKTALVLSGGAARGIAHLGVLRNLNNDIFPVHMILGTSMGAVIGALYAHHGSAEIVEEKIRSFVSSPVFRETLSLAVDENSGSSSASSLFDRFGQQIRKGYLYTRLVTRTSLVPEDDYWKLLGEIVPDIRIEDLPVPFGAVALDILTGEEVVLTTGSLLKALGASASIPGMGPPVRYQGRLLVDGGWIDNVPCVPARCLGARFVVAVDTSSEVADIQPLPSCALEYALRSSEASRIALNKLRLQNADIVVRPRVSYIRWSDFHLFEQSLQAGEEAWRAAALALRKAYRRYRVNPWLRVRARWRSGSSPSGSPLVFL